Proteins encoded by one window of Nicotiana tabacum cultivar K326 chromosome 10, ASM71507v2, whole genome shotgun sequence:
- the LOC107786724 gene encoding glycosyltransferase BC10-like, translating into MFSPSPISLLCALLLCLPLAIIFTITTPLNNITPPHALNSTSSDIRSNPISTFPPPTNHSIQQKHSKEHPSTELSSVVHLHEEVDDNLLFQEAAKVDSIPQPVTAPKKLAFMFLTTTPLPFAPLWELFFNNTPKNLYNIYIHADPRFNYTPPFQGVFAGQVIPSKPTRRHSPTLTAAGRRLLARALLHDKLNYMFALLSPSCIPLHSFSFTYRVLINSKKSFIEILGNESWAYDRWAARGEHAMLPEVKFEDFRIGSQFFVIKRKHARIIVRDRKLWSKFKLPCLEASTCYPEEHYFSTLLNMVDPQGCVPTTLTHVNWKGSQGGHPRTYTASEVGPELISTLRSARPRYGDEVTNSSDLSVAKRYDPFLFARKFSPDSLRPLMNISSDFIFKD; encoded by the coding sequence ATGTTTTCTCCTTCTCCAATCTCTCTACTCTGTGCTCTTTTACTTTGCTTACCACTTGCTATTATCTTTACTATCACTACCCCTCTTAATAATATTACACCACCTCATGCCTTAAATAGTACTAGTAGTGACATACGTTCTAACCCTATATCCACATTCCCCCCACCAACAAATCATAGTATCCAACAAAAACACAGCAAAGAACATCCTAGTACAGAATTATCTTCAGTAGTACATTTGCACGAGGAAGTTGATGATAACTTACTATTTCAAGAAGCTGCCAAAGTCGACTCAATACCACAACCAGTTACAGCACCAAAGAAACTAGCATTCATGTTTCTCACAACCACACCACTTCCATTTGCGCCTCTATGGGAGCTTTTCTTTAATAATACGCCTAAAAACCTTTACAACATATATATACACGCCGACCCACGTTTCAACTATACGCCGCCGTTTCAAGGCGTGTTTGCTGGCCAAGTCATCCCTTCAAAACCCACTCGCCGCCACTCTCCAACTCTGACTGCGGCGGGGCGCCGTTTACTCGCCCGGGCACTCCTCCATGACAAGTTGAATTACATGTTTGCCCTTCTTTCCCCATCTTGTATTCCGCTTCACTCTTTTAGTTTCACTTACAGAGTTTTGATAAACTCTAAAAAGAGCTTTATTGAGATACTGGGGAATGAGAGCTGGGCATACGACAGATGGGCGGCGCGTGGGGAACACGCGATGCTACCGGAAGTGAAGTTTGAAGATTTTCGAATTGGGTCCCAATTCTTTGTTATAAAACGTAAGCACGCGCGGATAATAGTGCGTGACAGGAAGTTATGGTCAAAATTCAAGCTACCTTGCTTAGAAGCTTCCACGTGTTATCCTGAAGAGCATTATTTCTCTACGCTGCTGAACATGGTAGACCCGCAAGGTTGTGTTCCAACAACTTTAACACACGTTAACTGGAAGGGTAGTCAGGGGGGGCATCCTCGTACTTACACAGCTAGCGAGGTGGGACCAGAATTGATCTCGACCCTTCGATCGGCCCGGCCTCGATATGGTGATGAAGTAACCAACAGTTCGGATTTATCTGTTGCTAAACGATATGACCCTTTCTTATTTGCGAGGAAATTTTCTCCAGATTCTCTCC